The proteins below are encoded in one region of Pyxidicoccus trucidator:
- the thpR gene encoding RNA 2',3'-cyclic phosphodiesterase, producing MRLFTAVTLGTTIESRATAELQRLRALAPHARWVKVEGVHLTLVFLGDVEEARLPSLREALEPVGPRHAPFVLSVGGGGSFGSPARPRVLWADVRGATDALEALQVDTAAVLQPLGFEPEHREYTAHLTLARAKDPRGDPALARCAQALEASDFGEGRVDRLVLFESRGGHYHPRLDVPLTRAG from the coding sequence TGAGCTGCAGCGACTGCGCGCCCTGGCGCCGCATGCCCGCTGGGTGAAGGTGGAGGGCGTCCACCTCACGCTGGTGTTCCTGGGCGACGTGGAGGAGGCGCGGCTGCCGTCCCTCCGTGAAGCGCTGGAGCCCGTGGGCCCCCGGCACGCGCCCTTCGTCCTGTCCGTGGGTGGCGGGGGGAGCTTCGGCTCGCCCGCGCGCCCGCGCGTGCTCTGGGCGGACGTGCGCGGGGCGACGGACGCGCTGGAGGCACTCCAGGTGGACACGGCCGCCGTGCTCCAGCCGCTGGGCTTCGAGCCCGAGCACCGCGAGTACACCGCGCACCTCACCCTGGCGCGCGCGAAGGACCCGAGGGGAGACCCGGCCCTCGCGCGGTGTGCGCAGGCGCTGGAGGCGTCGGACTTCGGCGAGGGGCGCGTGGACCGGCTGGTGCTCTTCGAGAGCCGGGGCGGGCACTACCACCCCCGGCTGGATGTGCCGCTCACGCGCGCGGGGTGA